The genomic DNA GGGCAGGGTCAGGACCCACGCCCAGAGGATGCGCTCGACGACGCCCAGTTTCAGTGCGCTGAAACGCTTCGCGCAACCAACACCCATGATGCTCGTGGTGATGGCGTGCGTGGTGGAGACGGGCATGCCTAGCTTTGCCGCGACCATCAGCACGCTTGCCGCAGTAGTCTCGGCGGCGAAGCCATGCACGGGCTGGAGTTTCACCATCTTATGCCCAAGTGTCTTGATGATGCGCCAGCCACCCGCGGCAGTCCCGGCGGCCATGACGATTGCACACGTGATCTTGATCCACATCGGGATGTGGTCGCTCTTCGGCCCGAGGGACTCGATGCGGAGGAATCCCAACCAGTCGGGCAAGCCCTCCAATTCCCCGGCCTTGGTGGCGGCAACGAGCGCAAGCGCGATGATGCCCATTGTCTTTTGCGCGTCGTTCGAGCCGTGGCTGAAGCCCATGTAGCCGGCGCTCACGAGCTGCATCTTGCCGAAGAGCATGTTGACGGTGTGCGGCTTCCAGTTTCGCAACAGGTAATAAAGCGTGGTCATCACGAGGAACCCGACAAGGAGCCCCAGCACCGGCGAACTGACCATCGGGATGACCACTTTGTAAAGCAGGCCGCTGCCTTCCCAAATCTGCCCCCCGGCGGCGGGCTTGGACCAGATGAGCGCGGACCATTGCGTGTCCGCTGAAGCGAGCGTCGCGCCGCAAAGCCCGCCCACCATCGCGTGCGTCGAGCTGCTAGGCAGCCCGAACCACCACGTAATCAGGTTCCAGATGATGCCGCCAAGCAGAGCGCAAATAATGGTGTGCGATGTGACAAACTTCGCATCCACCAGGCCCGAGGAAATCGTCTTGGCCACGGCCGTGCCGGCCATCGCGCCGACAAGGTTGGTCGTCGCCGCAAGGATGATCGCCTGACGCGGCGTGAGGACCTTGGTGGAAACGACTGTGGCGATCGAATTCGCCG from Verrucomicrobiota bacterium includes the following:
- a CDS encoding inorganic phosphate transporter, which encodes MTLILTVVIVALVFEYINGFHDTANSIATVVSTKVLTPRQAIILAATTNLVGAMAGTAVAKTISSGLVDAKFVTSHTIICALLGGIIWNLITWWFGLPSSSTHAMVGGLCGATLASADTQWSALIWSKPAAGGQIWEGSGLLYKVVIPMVSSPVLGLLVGFLVMTTLYYLLRNWKPHTVNMLFGKMQLVSAGYMGFSHGSNDAQKTMGIIALALVAATKAGELEGLPDWLGFLRIESLGPKSDHIPMWIKITCAIVMAAGTAAGGWRIIKTLGHKMVKLQPVHGFAAETTAASVLMVAAKLGMPVSTTHAITTSIMGVGCAKRFSALKLGVVERILWAWVLTLPMTGLLAYGMLRGAKLIGWVP